A window of the Candidatus Binatia bacterium genome harbors these coding sequences:
- a CDS encoding efflux RND transporter permease subunit, whose protein sequence is MNLAQPFIRRPVATTLIMLAIVIFGIAAYRVLPVSDLPNVDFPTLLVTASLPGANPDTMASAVATPLERQFSTIAGLASMNSMSSLGATQVILQFDLSRNIDAAAQDVQAMITQAAPLLPPGMPSPPTYRKVNPADQPIMFLGLTSATLPLWTIDEYGETLMAQRISMVSGVAQVQVFGSQKYAVRVQVDPHALASRGIGIDQVEQAVRSANVNIPTGTLYGERRALTVQATGQLTDAAMYRPVIVTYRNGAPVRLDQLGQVIDSVEDDKTASWYGDSQTLERSLVLAVQRQPGTNTVAVAQAVKDLLPTFERWMPPSVKLHLLFDRSQTIRNSIDDVKLTMVLALALVILVIFLFLRNVSVTLIPSLALPLSIVGTFAAMSQLGYSLDNLSMMALVLSIGFVVDDAIVMLENIVRHMEMGESPMEAALNGSREISFTILSMTLSLAAVFIPVLFMPGILGRLFHEFAVTICVAILISGFVSLSLTPMLCSRFLRPPSEQRHGRLYVASERFFDALLRLYERSLQWVLHHRLSTMLASLLILVATGYLFVQVPKGFIPDEDQSAIFGITEAVQGASFEEMKHLQHAVAEILRSDPRVDTLFTTVVGSNASAGSTPNQGRFFIHTVPRSQRPSIGEMVQELRRELTVIPGLRSFLQPMPTIRIGGQLTKSMYQFTLQSPNTQELYDSSQRFEGRLRQLSELQDVTSDLQIKNPQVNVLIDRDKASSLGVTAEQIENALYDAYGDRWISTIYAPNNQYKVILELGDQYQLDPAVLSMLYVTASNGQLVQLDAVARFTEGLGPMTVNHAGQLPAVTISFNLRPGVSLSEAVGKINALARTDLPGTITTGFQGTAQAFESSLSGLWILLVLAIVVIYIVLGILYESFVHPLTILSGLPSAVFGALLVLMVFRMELNIYAFVGLIMLIGIVKKNAIMQIDFALQAQRTEGKAPLDAIYEGCVIRFRPIMMTTMAALFGALPIALGVGAGAESRRPLGVAVVGG, encoded by the coding sequence ATGAACCTGGCGCAGCCCTTCATTCGGCGTCCGGTGGCGACCACGCTGATCATGCTCGCCATCGTCATCTTTGGCATCGCCGCCTACCGCGTCCTGCCCGTGAGTGATCTGCCCAACGTCGATTTCCCCACCCTCCTGGTGACTGCGAGCTTGCCGGGCGCCAACCCCGATACCATGGCGTCCGCGGTCGCGACGCCGCTGGAGCGCCAGTTCTCGACCATCGCCGGCTTGGCCTCGATGAACTCGATGAGCTCGCTCGGCGCCACGCAAGTGATCTTGCAGTTCGATCTGAGCCGCAACATCGATGCGGCCGCGCAGGACGTGCAGGCGATGATCACGCAGGCAGCCCCGCTGTTGCCGCCCGGTATGCCGAGCCCGCCGACGTATCGCAAGGTGAACCCGGCGGATCAGCCGATCATGTTCCTCGGGCTGACCTCGGCGACGTTGCCGTTGTGGACCATCGACGAGTACGGCGAGACGCTGATGGCGCAGCGCATCTCGATGGTCAGCGGCGTGGCGCAGGTGCAGGTGTTCGGTTCACAGAAGTACGCCGTGCGCGTACAGGTGGATCCGCACGCCCTCGCCAGCCGCGGCATCGGCATCGATCAGGTGGAGCAGGCGGTGCGTTCCGCCAACGTGAACATCCCGACCGGGACGCTGTACGGCGAGCGGCGCGCGCTGACGGTGCAGGCCACCGGCCAGCTCACCGATGCCGCCATGTACCGGCCGGTCATCGTAACCTATCGCAACGGTGCGCCCGTGCGCCTGGACCAGTTGGGACAGGTGATCGACAGCGTCGAGGACGATAAGACCGCGTCGTGGTACGGCGACAGCCAGACGCTGGAGCGCTCGTTGGTGTTGGCGGTGCAGCGCCAGCCGGGTACGAACACGGTAGCGGTCGCGCAGGCGGTCAAAGACTTGCTGCCGACCTTCGAGCGCTGGATGCCGCCGTCGGTGAAACTGCACCTGCTCTTCGACCGCTCGCAGACGATCCGCAATTCGATCGACGACGTGAAGCTCACCATGGTGCTGGCACTGGCGCTGGTGATTCTGGTGATCTTCCTGTTCCTGCGCAACGTCTCGGTGACCCTCATCCCGAGCCTGGCGCTGCCGCTGTCGATCGTCGGCACGTTCGCCGCGATGTCGCAACTCGGCTACAGCCTCGACAACCTGTCGATGATGGCGCTGGTGCTGTCGATCGGGTTCGTCGTCGATGACGCCATCGTGATGCTGGAGAACATCGTCCGCCATATGGAAATGGGCGAGTCGCCCATGGAGGCGGCGCTCAATGGCTCGCGCGAGATCAGCTTCACGATCCTCTCGATGACCTTGTCGCTCGCGGCCGTGTTCATTCCCGTGCTGTTCATGCCGGGCATTCTCGGGCGCCTGTTCCATGAGTTCGCCGTCACCATTTGCGTGGCCATTCTGATCTCCGGTTTCGTCTCGCTGAGCCTGACGCCGATGCTGTGCAGCCGCTTTCTGCGCCCACCATCCGAACAGCGGCACGGCCGTCTCTACGTCGCCAGCGAGCGGTTCTTCGACGCACTGCTGCGCCTGTATGAGCGCAGCTTGCAGTGGGTGCTGCACCATCGCTTGAGCACGATGCTCGCCTCTCTCCTGATCCTGGTGGCGACCGGCTATTTGTTCGTGCAAGTGCCGAAGGGCTTCATTCCAGATGAGGACCAGAGCGCCATCTTCGGCATCACGGAAGCGGTGCAGGGCGCGTCGTTCGAAGAAATGAAGCACCTCCAGCATGCGGTGGCCGAGATCCTCCGCAGCGATCCCCGGGTGGACACCTTGTTCACGACCGTGGTGGGGTCGAACGCCTCCGCCGGCAGCACGCCGAACCAGGGCCGCTTCTTCATTCATACCGTGCCACGGTCTCAGCGGCCGAGCATCGGTGAGATGGTGCAGGAGTTGCGCCGCGAGCTTACCGTGATCCCCGGGCTGCGCTCGTTCCTGCAACCGATGCCGACGATTCGCATCGGCGGCCAACTGACGAAGAGCATGTACCAGTTCACGTTGCAGAGTCCGAACACGCAGGAGTTGTACGACTCCTCACAACGGTTCGAAGGGCGTCTGCGCCAGCTGTCGGAGCTGCAGGACGTCACCAGCGACTTGCAGATCAAGAACCCGCAGGTGAACGTTCTCATCGACCGCGACAAAGCCTCCAGCCTCGGCGTGACGGCGGAGCAGATCGAGAATGCGCTGTACGACGCCTACGGCGACCGCTGGATTTCGACGATCTACGCGCCCAACAACCAGTACAAGGTGATCCTCGAGTTGGGGGATCAGTACCAGCTCGATCCGGCGGTGCTGTCGATGCTGTACGTGACTGCGTCGAACGGTCAGCTCGTGCAGCTCGATGCGGTGGCGCGGTTCACGGAGGGGCTCGGGCCCATGACGGTGAACCATGCCGGGCAACTGCCGGCGGTGACGATCTCCTTCAACCTGCGGCCGGGGGTGTCATTGAGTGAGGCAGTGGGCAAGATCAACGCCCTGGCACGCACGGACCTGCCCGGCACCATCACGACTGGGTTTCAGGGCACGGCGCAGGCCTTCGAGTCGTCGCTCTCCGGTCTGTGGATCCTGTTGGTGCTGGCGATCGTGGTCATCTACATCGTGCTCGGGATCCTCTACGAAAGTTTCGTGCACCCGCTCACCATTCTTTCCGGCCTGCCATCCGCCGTCTTCGGCGCGTTGCTGGTGCTGATGGTCTTCCGGATGGAGTTGAACATCTACGCCTTCGTCGGGTTGATCATGCTGATCGGCATCGTGAAGAAGAACGCGATCATGCAGATCGACTTCGCGCTGCAGGCACAGCGGACGGAGGGCAAGGCGCCGCTCGACGCGATCTACGAAGGCTGCGTGATCCGTTTCCGCCCGATCATGATGACCACGATGGCGGCGCTGTTCGGGGCCTTGCCGATCGCGCTCGGCGTCGGAGCGGGAGCCGAGTCGCGGCGTCCGTTGGGCGTGGCCGTCGTGGGCGG